The Geothrix sp. genome has a window encoding:
- a CDS encoding tRNA modification GTPase: MHPAPDPICAPATALLPSAVALVRVSGADLRAPLAPLLALPEPRRASLRTLRWDGFREKALVLFFPGPASYTGEDLVEFQVHGNPRLVRRLVAHLGTLGIRLAEPGEFTRRALLNGKQGLLEAEALRDLVAAETDTQIRLAQARAGAVPDWVAAARQALTPWMAQAEAAVDYGEDEGISVNMGRLIEALAPIRARFHVEQARARAARHLQHGLRLALVGRPNAGKSTLFNALAGEDRAIVTDIPGTTRDVLEVRCEWRDLPLRLFDTAGLRETADPVERLGVARVRPVLEGADLVLHLRPIQDPDPDPVLQEALAPFAGKVLEVRTFADQAESASPVSGVAIAAHQGDLDALETALKDRVLGGLAPDACLGALATDRQVELLDDLARQLDLLLALPPACPPELPASLLQGAWGLLARLTGEDRAESALDELFSGFCLGK; encoded by the coding sequence GTGCATCCGGCCCCCGATCCCATCTGCGCCCCCGCCACGGCCCTGCTGCCCTCGGCGGTGGCCCTGGTGCGGGTGTCGGGGGCGGACCTGCGGGCCCCCCTGGCTCCCCTCCTGGCCCTGCCCGAGCCCCGGCGGGCCTCGCTCCGCACCCTCCGCTGGGATGGTTTCCGCGAGAAGGCCCTGGTCCTGTTCTTCCCCGGCCCCGCCAGCTACACGGGCGAGGACCTGGTGGAGTTCCAGGTTCACGGGAACCCCCGGCTGGTCCGGCGCCTGGTGGCCCACCTCGGCACCCTGGGCATCCGGTTGGCGGAACCCGGGGAGTTCACCCGCCGGGCCCTCCTGAACGGCAAACAGGGGCTCCTGGAGGCCGAGGCGCTGCGGGACCTGGTGGCGGCGGAGACCGACACGCAGATCCGCCTGGCCCAGGCCCGGGCCGGCGCCGTCCCGGACTGGGTGGCGGCGGCCCGCCAGGCCCTGACTCCCTGGATGGCCCAGGCCGAGGCGGCGGTGGACTACGGGGAGGACGAAGGAATCTCTGTGAATATGGGGCGCTTAATTGAAGCGCTTGCCCCGATCCGCGCCCGGTTCCACGTGGAACAAGCCCGCGCCCGGGCCGCGCGGCACCTGCAGCATGGCCTCCGTCTGGCCCTGGTGGGCCGGCCCAATGCCGGGAAGAGCACCTTGTTCAACGCCCTGGCGGGGGAGGACCGGGCCATTGTCACGGACATCCCGGGCACCACCCGGGATGTGCTGGAGGTTCGCTGCGAGTGGCGGGACCTGCCCCTCCGCTTGTTCGACACCGCGGGCCTGCGCGAAACGGCGGATCCGGTCGAGCGCCTGGGCGTGGCCCGGGTCCGACCGGTGCTGGAGGGGGCCGACCTGGTGCTCCACCTCCGGCCGATCCAGGATCCCGACCCCGATCCTGTGCTCCAGGAGGCCCTGGCCCCCTTCGCGGGCAAGGTTCTGGAGGTCCGGACCTTCGCGGACCAAGCTGAATCCGCGAGCCCGGTCTCCGGCGTGGCCATCGCCGCGCACCAGGGGGACCTGGACGCCCTGGAGACGGCATTGAAGGACCGGGTGCTGGGCGGTCTGGCGCCGGACGCCTGTCTGGGGGCCCTGGCCACGGACCGCCAGGTGGAGCTGCTGGATGACCTGGCCCGGCAGCTGGACCTCCTGCTGGCCCTGCCGCCGGCCTGCCCCCCGGAGCTGCCTGCCTCCCTGCTCCAGGGAGCCTGGGGCCTGCTGGCCCGGCTCACGGGGGAGGACCGCGCCGAGAGCGCCCTGGACGAGCTCTTCAGTGGATTCTGTCTCGGGAAATAG
- a CDS encoding EAL domain-containing protein, producing the protein MTLFQSAQQLAVTRNLQAFFQPILELRGDVLRLTAFEGFAHGADESFLGTPDLMGAPGDGAMDRTLLDVACLTRVLRAGGELPDSTLLSLNVHTSTLALLPEFPVFLAECAAEAGIPLTRLILELNVQSGSGQGTEHLDVLEDLRAHGVGVALDDVGVRETNLDQILEIRPDILKLSPLLTRGLLRDPRRQAILEALVDMTRKMGGRVLAKNLESVEDFRIARWMGVTLLQGYLFGVPGPIALWKEHPFPQEWHLRSFMRRPARLVQPPEPISRDRIH; encoded by the coding sequence ATGACCCTGTTCCAATCCGCGCAACAGCTGGCCGTCACTCGGAACCTCCAGGCCTTTTTCCAGCCGATCCTCGAGCTCCGGGGCGATGTGCTGCGCTTGACGGCCTTCGAGGGCTTCGCCCACGGTGCCGACGAGTCCTTCCTCGGCACCCCGGACCTGATGGGCGCGCCCGGGGACGGGGCCATGGACCGCACCCTCCTGGATGTGGCCTGCCTCACCCGGGTGCTGAGGGCGGGCGGAGAGCTGCCGGACAGCACCCTCCTGTCCCTCAATGTCCACACCTCCACCCTGGCCCTGCTTCCCGAATTTCCGGTCTTCCTGGCCGAATGCGCGGCCGAGGCCGGCATCCCCCTCACCCGGCTGATCCTGGAGCTGAATGTCCAGAGCGGGTCGGGGCAGGGCACGGAGCACCTCGATGTCCTGGAGGACCTCCGGGCCCACGGGGTGGGCGTGGCGCTGGACGATGTGGGGGTGCGCGAGACCAACCTGGATCAGATCCTGGAGATCCGGCCGGACATCCTGAAGCTGAGCCCCCTCCTGACCCGGGGGCTGCTCCGCGACCCCCGGCGGCAGGCCATCCTGGAGGCCCTGGTGGACATGACCCGCAAGATGGGCGGACGGGTTCTGGCGAAGAACCTGGAGAGCGTGGAGGACTTCCGCATCGCCCGCTGGATGGGGGTCACCCTGCTCCAGGGCTACCTTTTCGGGGTTCCGGGACCCATCGCCCTCTGGAAGGAGCATCCCTTCCCCCAGGAGTGGCACCTCCGCAGCTTCATGCGGCGGCCCGCCCGCCTCGTCCAGCCCCCGGAGCCTATTTCCCGAGACAGAATCCACTGA
- the gatB gene encoding Asp-tRNA(Asn)/Glu-tRNA(Gln) amidotransferase subunit GatB, with translation MNSGFEAIIGLEVHVQLRTRSKMFCACRNSYGAAPNSQTCPVCLGLPGALPALNGEAVRMALALGLSVGARIRPDSSFYRKQYFYPDLPKGYQITQGPVALVEGGELEIPGDPAVRGGAGPVRIRLERAHLEEDAGKSSHDQRPGVSLVDLNRAGVPLLEVVGAPDLRSPQEASEFMKALHRRVVFLGICDGSLEEGSFRCDANVSLRRAGEAFGTRVEVKNLNSFRFVKQALAFEIGRQAGLLERGLPVRQETRGWDAQAGETRAQRTKEAAMDYRYFPEPDLPVLGIRPEEVEAVRATLPELPEAKAGRWQAAFGLGLDEAHALLQSPAFTAYFEALTAACGSGKAAANWMLGEVSRTLNERHLDIEAFPVPPEGLAGLIRLVESHQIGHGAARDQVFPALLAGEGPAEAIVAAKGLTQTTDRAAIEALVAGVLAAHPGPVAQLRGGKEGLRGFLVGQVLKAGGGKVDPKRVNEILAEALAKA, from the coding sequence ATGAATTCGGGGTTTGAAGCCATCATCGGTCTGGAGGTCCATGTCCAGCTGCGGACCCGGTCCAAGATGTTCTGCGCCTGTCGGAACAGCTATGGGGCGGCGCCGAACAGCCAGACCTGCCCCGTGTGCCTGGGCCTGCCCGGGGCCCTGCCGGCCCTGAACGGCGAAGCCGTCCGCATGGCCCTCGCACTGGGGCTTTCGGTGGGCGCCCGGATCCGGCCGGACAGTTCCTTCTACCGCAAGCAGTACTTTTATCCGGATCTGCCCAAGGGCTACCAGATCACCCAGGGGCCCGTGGCCCTGGTGGAAGGTGGCGAGCTGGAGATCCCCGGCGATCCCGCGGTCCGCGGCGGGGCCGGTCCGGTGCGCATCCGCCTCGAGCGGGCCCACCTGGAGGAGGATGCCGGCAAGAGCAGCCACGACCAGCGCCCCGGCGTCAGCCTGGTGGACCTCAACCGGGCCGGGGTGCCGCTGCTGGAGGTGGTGGGCGCGCCGGATCTCAGGAGCCCGCAGGAGGCCTCGGAGTTCATGAAGGCCCTGCACCGGCGGGTGGTCTTCCTGGGCATCTGCGATGGCAGCCTGGAAGAGGGCAGCTTCCGCTGCGACGCCAATGTGAGCCTGCGGCGGGCGGGCGAGGCCTTCGGTACCCGGGTGGAGGTGAAGAACCTCAACTCGTTCCGCTTCGTGAAGCAGGCCCTGGCCTTCGAGATCGGACGGCAGGCCGGGCTGCTGGAGCGGGGCCTGCCCGTGCGCCAGGAGACGCGCGGCTGGGACGCCCAGGCCGGGGAGACCCGGGCCCAGCGCACCAAGGAAGCCGCCATGGACTACCGCTATTTCCCGGAGCCGGACCTGCCGGTCCTGGGGATCCGGCCCGAAGAAGTGGAAGCCGTGCGGGCGACCCTGCCCGAACTGCCGGAGGCCAAGGCCGGCCGGTGGCAGGCGGCCTTCGGCCTGGGCCTGGATGAGGCCCATGCCCTGCTTCAGAGCCCGGCCTTCACGGCCTATTTCGAGGCCCTCACGGCCGCCTGCGGGAGCGGCAAGGCCGCCGCCAACTGGATGCTGGGCGAGGTGAGCCGCACACTGAACGAGCGGCACCTGGACATCGAGGCCTTCCCCGTGCCCCCCGAGGGCCTGGCGGGCCTGATCCGGCTGGTGGAATCCCACCAGATCGGTCATGGCGCCGCGCGCGATCAGGTCTTTCCGGCCCTGCTGGCGGGAGAGGGCCCGGCGGAGGCCATCGTGGCCGCCAAGGGGTTGACCCAGACGACCGATCGCGCGGCCATCGAAGCCCTGGTGGCCGGGGTGCTGGCGGCCCATCCCGGTCCCGTGGCGCAGCTCCGGGGTGGGAAGGAGGGCCTCCGGGGCTTCCTCGTGGGGCAGGTGCTGAAGGCCGGCGGCGGCAAGGTGGATCCGAAGCGGGTGAACGAGATCCTGGCGGAGGCCCTGGCCAAGGCCTGA
- a CDS encoding PLP-dependent aspartate aminotransferase family protein produces the protein MPKPWGPTTTAIHAGKHFNPTRAVTTPIFQTSVFELLENREGAEFAAAIEPPAFYTRWGNPNSSEVEAVLAELEGAERALVTASGMAAFALVFEAFLKAGDHLVAPAAIYLGTEQLIRRWEAQRGLTVTWIQNTLDLDEWAAAIRPETRMIWVETPSNPTLALTDLAAVAALGKRHGIRTVADNTFPSPIHTKPLRFGFDLSVASATKYLAGHSDVVAGVIAGSDADVVACWHLTKVMGPTLDPMAAWLLHRGLKTLALRVRRASDNAQALAQWLLWQPHVARVDYPGLPTHPGHEVAARQMETGFGAMIGFELRAGLRAGQCFCEALEVITRGVSLGGVESLIQHPASMSHLKTAPEVKARLGISDGLLRFSVGIEDQPDLIADLEKGFQAAAEAR, from the coding sequence ATGCCCAAGCCCTGGGGACCCACCACCACCGCCATCCACGCCGGGAAGCACTTCAATCCCACCCGGGCCGTGACCACGCCGATCTTCCAGACCTCCGTCTTTGAGTTGCTGGAGAATCGCGAGGGCGCCGAGTTCGCAGCCGCCATCGAGCCGCCCGCCTTCTACACCCGCTGGGGCAATCCGAACAGCAGCGAGGTCGAGGCCGTGCTGGCGGAGCTGGAGGGCGCCGAACGAGCCCTGGTGACGGCCTCCGGCATGGCGGCCTTCGCGCTGGTCTTCGAGGCTTTCCTCAAGGCGGGCGATCACCTGGTGGCCCCCGCCGCCATCTACCTGGGCACCGAGCAGCTCATCCGCCGCTGGGAGGCCCAGCGGGGCCTGACGGTCACCTGGATCCAGAACACACTGGATCTGGACGAGTGGGCGGCGGCCATCCGGCCCGAGACCCGCATGATCTGGGTGGAGACACCCTCGAATCCCACCCTGGCCCTCACGGATCTGGCGGCGGTGGCGGCTCTCGGGAAGCGGCACGGCATCCGCACCGTGGCGGACAACACCTTCCCCAGCCCCATCCACACGAAGCCCCTGCGCTTCGGCTTCGACCTCAGCGTGGCCTCGGCCACCAAGTACCTGGCGGGCCACTCGGATGTGGTGGCGGGCGTGATCGCGGGCTCCGACGCGGATGTGGTGGCCTGCTGGCACCTCACCAAAGTCATGGGGCCCACCCTGGATCCCATGGCGGCCTGGCTGCTGCACCGGGGCCTCAAGACGCTCGCCCTGCGGGTTCGTCGGGCCTCGGACAACGCCCAGGCCCTGGCCCAGTGGCTGCTCTGGCAGCCCCATGTGGCGCGGGTGGACTACCCGGGCCTCCCCACCCATCCCGGCCATGAGGTCGCCGCCCGCCAGATGGAGACGGGCTTCGGGGCCATGATCGGCTTCGAGCTGCGGGCCGGGCTGCGCGCGGGCCAGTGCTTCTGCGAGGCCCTGGAGGTGATCACCCGCGGCGTGAGCCTGGGCGGCGTGGAAAGCCTCATCCAGCATCCCGCGAGCATGAGCCACCTGAAGACCGCCCCCGAGGTGAAGGCCCGCCTGGGCATTTCGGATGGCCTGCTGCGCTTCTCCGTGGGCATCGAGGATCAGCCCGACCTCATCGCCGACCTGGAGAAGGGCTTCCAGGCCGCCGCGGAGGCCCGGTGA
- the thiS gene encoding sulfur carrier protein ThiS yields the protein MKLQINGEVRETPALSTVADLAAWLALPAFGSAIELNGEVIRRADHRATPLKEGDRLEVVRLVGGG from the coding sequence GTGAAGCTCCAGATCAATGGGGAGGTCCGGGAAACCCCGGCCCTGAGCACGGTGGCCGATCTGGCGGCCTGGCTGGCCCTGCCCGCCTTCGGGAGCGCCATCGAACTCAACGGCGAAGTCATCCGCCGCGCCGACCACCGGGCCACCCCCCTGAAGGAGGGGGATCGCCTGGAGGTCGTGCGGCTGGTGGGCGGCGGCTGA